CGGTCAGGTAAACCATTGCAACAACGTTGTTTTCAAAGCGAGTTAGTCCCATTAGTTTCTTTCTAGGATACAATTTCTTCCTGCTTCTGAACCCAACTTCCGGCATGACCATGATCAAACAACTACAAGATACCAAGAAGAAAATTCAGAATCTAGTAACAAACAATTAGACCAACGGTATAACAACACATCAGATGACATCACATGTGCGAAATCCTGGCAAGACATTTTTGAGCATGACCTACTTAAATCAATAAAGATCCCAAGATATGTGAGCTACGGGTAAGTTGAAAATGTTGGCAGTTTGATAACAGATTTTGGATAAATGAATCGGCACTAATGAGTACAACAGATATTTTCTCCAAAATACAAGATATTACAGAGATATATAGATAGAGAAAAAAAGAATGTGCTTACATGCCTtctaatattattattattttgcggGGGATATGCCTTCTAATATAACTCCAACCGGAGAATATTCTGAAGTGCACCCATGTAACGTCACTGAAGAATCACATGTCACATTCAGATATCTTTTGTAATATTTAAGTGACCGCTACAAATCCATGCACAATAACCTACTAATATATCTTATAACCCATCTTACATGTCTGAACTTTGAATATAGCATCGTAGATTTAGGTGAGATAGCTTTATCTCGAGAACAATTTTTCCACTGCATAATAGCTTCAGGAGAGAGAATATCAGATAAAGCTACTGCCTAAACAGAGATGTATGGGTGTCAGTTTGCTATATAAACTGAAGCTACTACAATAACTCAGTGTCAGTTCGCTATATCAGCTGAAGCTAATTTCAAAACCCACCACTGCAATTGACACATCCTGAAACCTAGCCTGATTCTAAATTACTCATCATCGTGCAGCACTAGGATTCTCATAAAGTATTTATGCTGCCAATAACCTGGGTCCGGGCGCAACCTCAAAAAACGAGGAAAAACAGTCACAAGCATCTAAAGCCATCTCAAACACACCCTGAAAGCATCGCACGCCCCAAATGCAGAACAATAATGAAAAATTCAACAAAAACTGAACAATGTGAATGTCACATGCTATCAATGCCCGATGTGCCAGCATATGTCAAAATATCTCAAACCACCTTGGAGCTTAACTGATTAAGAGATCAGCTGAAAGATTCAGCAACAGAACCATTAGTTCAAGACTTGATCTTGCAACATGAAAAAATAACAAGACGACGCCACACTGCCATATATTTCTAGAGGTTCACTTCAAAGTTGACGCACGAGATAGACACATCTACATCACTACCTCTCCAGCCATGCGAATTCTACATGCCACCAGAGCAGAGCCCATACTTGTGCTGCCCTGAAAGATTGTTGTTGTCCTTGTCCAAAGCAACTGAATCCCCATGTGCAAATATTCATTTCCCCCTGTGTATCAGCAGATAAACAACAATCAGGTCACTAAGAAAGGTGTTACATGTGCATAGAGGTACACATGTTCTAGCCACCATAAGAATTATATAATACAAACAACATAATATTCGACAAAAAGAAGCAGTTTGATTGTACTTGTAAATAAACTTTAGGCATATCTTTGTGTGTTCAGTACCCAGTGACATAGAAGCTCATGAGGTACATGAAGCAGCATACGCCGACTAACAGGACTAGCTTTTCTATAATCCACAAGGTATTGGTACGAGCTCCTTTTTTCCTGAGGAAGTTCTTCTTCTGCTCACCATCCATCAACTCAGCCGGAGTATTTTTCTCTTGCGCTCGACGGAGGATGTTGAGTTTGAAGTCAACAAGCAGTTGATCCTGTAGGCTCTCAGGTAGACGCGGGTACACTTCATTCACCAGCTCTGCAAAAGCTTCCTTAACTCTGGTGTCAGCAATCAATTCATCAGTCTTGAGAGCTTGTGCACACTTCACTGCCTCAGTCAACACTTTGGTCAACTTTAGCTTCTCTGGATTCTCTCTAAAAAGAATGACAAACAACAAAAACTCAGCCTTGTCCATTTTTCTTTGGTTGATGCTCAAGTGGATGATGTTATACAACAAGAAAAATGCATGACCCTAACAGATTTTCAAGAGAGAGGAAAATCAAATGGGTAACTAAAAGTGTTCCTCATGAACATTGTTCATATACATACATATAAAACAGTTTTTTCAGTCATGAATTCTCAGAAGAACAAAAAGACCAGCCATTATTAGCGTCCAATAATAAAGGCTATCTAAAATATACACCGGGGCAAAAGCCCTGGGCTGGATGGCTTCACTTCGGCTTTTTTTTCAGGACTTAATCAGGGAAGATACACTTACCTTGCTTGATCAGTTCTTTGAGGGAACAGTGGAGCTTGACAGAATAAACATATCTTTTATGATTCTGCTGCCGAAAAAAAGACAACACCAACACCCCTGATAACTTAAGACCGACCCCCTTTCTTGATTGACCAAATAAGTGGATTACTAAGGTACTTGCAGCCAGATTACAGTATTTCAttaaggccttgttcggttaatCCTCTTCTCAAGGGGATTGGAGGGGATTTTGGCTTGTAGGGGATTTAATCTCCCTCAATCCCTGCCAATCCCCTCGAAATCCACCTCAACCGAACAAAGCCTAAGTCATTTGTTGATGAGGATCAGTTGGGACAGATGCATTGCGGACAACTCTTTCTATGTCATAGATTCAATCCAGAACTATAGAAAAAGGAAAAGTGGAGCCAATCTGAAAAGGGGTTTAAGGCAAGCAGACCCGCTCTCCCCACTACTGGTCATAGTTGGACGTTCTCTAGTAGACAATTAAGCAGTTTGCTTCTCGAGGTTTACTGCGGCACTTTGTTTTACCTGAATAACCTCACCTCGTGCTCCAAGATGCCGAAGACATGTTAATTGTTATGGAAGCAGACCAGGAAAATGCCAAGTTACTGAAGGAGAATTTGGAAGCTTTTTCAAGGCATAGTTGGACTGTCGATCAACTACTCCAAGTCAACTTCTGTCCCCATAAACCTAGAGGCATGTGAGAGTGTTCAAATTGCTTCAGTTCTTGGCTGTTTCGGTGGAAACCTTCCCCCGGAATTACCTGGGGCTACCTTTAGCAGATTCAAAGCTTCCAAGGAAGCATCTCTGCCCTTCATTTCAGCCATTGAAAAAAGGCTGCCTGGTTTCTCTTTGGCTTCGGTGGGAGGAGGCTTTGCTCTGTTTGGATGTTGATATTCAGGGCCATGGAATTGAATTATCCCCAATATCAAACCTGTCATGGGATAGGCCACGGGCCGGGCTGGTGATGGGCTTTGACTGCAACTGCGTCCAAGAGATGAGAAAGAGAGATACAAGGGATTAGGATATAAGCGACAGCTTCTCTGCAGAAAGGCATCGAACATAATAAAAGCAGCTTcaggccttcttcttcttcctcggttcCTCTCCGTTCCCTCGTGTCCGTACGACCTTCCCTCCCTCCCTCTTGCTGCCTACCCTGATTCCCTGCTCTTCCTCGTCTAATTCCTCCAATTACTCGTGTAATCTGTACCTTGTATCTAGTTCATGGTGTTAATCTGTATGAGAGAGGCACGTTCGTTACAATTGGTATTCAGAGCCACCGTTCCTCGCGCTCTTCCGGCCTTGATCCGTAATTCCGACGATAGGTTGGTGGTGGATCTTGTTCTGCTGCTGTAATACCGATCCGCGGTCAGATCGGTTGGAAGTTGCTACAAACTGGTTTCTGGACACTAATTGTTTGGCGAAATGTCAGAACAACCAGGAGGTGACCATGAACAGCGCCATCCATGTCTCCGTGAGCCACATGATTTATCCTATGACAGAGGCCGTGCTCTGGCAGGTCTTTGAGCTTTATGGTTGTGGTGTGACTATGATTGCTATGTTCCAGGGAAATGGTTGGGTGGAGACCTCGGTCCAGCTTCGATCTGGATGCGAGGCTGTGTGCGCGCCTAACGCCCTGCATGGCAGGAACATCTACAACGCATGCTGCAATATTTCCATCGTGTGTACACCTATGCCGAGCCCTTGGCaatcttttgtcatgccagcggCACCGTCCCTCTCTAAGGTGTCAAACACAACTTTGATGACCCTCACCACAGCAACAACACCATTGTCATCCACAGCGACTGTTGACACACCTACAGGGGTCCAGCCCTTCGCGGGGACCGCCCCCACGAGCACCTAGAAGGTGTTCACCAAAATTTCATCATTGCCCATGCCAAGCTCCAATGTTGAGGATGCCCAGCCTATTCTGATGTCAATTCCTGCAACAAATACTTGTGCGGCCACTCTTCAGTGTCAGGGAAGGTACAGCAATGCCAGGCAGTCAAGGTGTTCGACACAAGGCTTGAAGTGGAAGGAATCCGGACGCAACCCAGAGTCCCAGACACCTCATCAAGTGGGTCTCCAAGGTGCCAATCCCTCATCGCCGAGTGCGCTGGACTCCGAGGAGCAAGTACCGCCATTCCTCAATACCGCCGCCACCACCACGTCCTCCCGAACAGCCATGTTCAGGTCAGGTACCAAAGTCATTGCCATGGTCATCCCTTCAGCTCGTGACTTCACTTAGGTGCAACACAGAACTTTGCCTGGCGGACACATAACCATGGGTCCGAGATGCTTTCGCTCCGGGATATGATGAGGAGCAACATATGGTGCATATGTTCTGTGATGCTATACAGAGTAGTTCTCGAACCATGTCAAATTGCAATATCCTTGATTCTTCTataaccttgcaagcaatgcaaaATCATGAAGAGTGGTCTGAACAGTGGATCCAGAGATCCATCTGGTATGTGGGTTACTGGGAATCTTAATTGGTGCAAGGGAATGCAAGATACAATTCTCATTAGGCAGTGCACCTCATGGGAGTTCACAGCTCCACTGAAATGGTTGACAGTTCAAATTGGTACTGTCAGGCcttttgatccagcaaggaagctTGATTTAAGATCCCAGGCTGTTGTTACTTTTTGTACAAGGGCAGAGGTATGATCAATACAGGAGACAGAAATCTTAAGTAGCAGTGGGACCCAGGAGTTCATTATGTGATAACCATATATAGTTGATTGCCAAATTTATGGAAGTGGTTGTGCTCAGCAAGCTACCCGAAGGAGTTATTGCATCGCTTTCTAGCATAGCTATAAGTACCGATCATTGTCAGCTACAAAAGATTTAGGTGCCACTAGAGAAACAAATGAGACAATTCTGAAGGTGCATCCGGCTACTCATATTCAATTGCAAGAAAATTTATTCAATGTGCAGTCAGAAGTGGACTCGAACAATGAACTTATCGCAGCCACTCCCGACACCTTCCTGCTAGCTTGGCTGAAGTACGGTGATGGTTTTATCAAATTGGATACCCACCCTTGTGGCATGGCGTGGTTGGTACCACAAATTTTGTTTGTGGAATTTTCTGCAACCTTATACTGATTATTGCTGCGATCGTAGACTATATGTGCATTTGTTCAGCACATGAATGAATGAATCATTTGTACAGCATATGAAAGAATGAAACGACAAATTGTACATTCAAGCATCAAAAGGACCCAAAAGCAAATTTTGTATCCACATCTAAGGCTAACAGACCAAGATCACGCACAAAGCACATCAAATACGTAGGTACCTTGGATCTTCCTGCTGGGGATTCATGCCCAAATCCAGTGACCTACAAAAGGTAAGAGAATCTCAGATTACTAGCACACAGGGGGTTTCTGAGTAGGGTTAGGGAGGGGGCTAGGGGATGGTGGCCATGGGGCTGGAGGAATAAGCGGCGACGGGGGGAAGAGGCTGGCGTGCCTTGTGCCACGGGAGGCCGCGGGCGTGCGGTGGGGTGCGGGGAGGCGAGCGAGCGGGGAGATGGGCGCGGGGGTGGGTGAGGCGGAGGCGCCTGGAGGTGCGCGCAcgcgagggaggaggggatcgatccGCCGGAGAGAAGAGAGACGGAGAGGGGCTGACCTGAGCCGCCGGAAGCACTGCGCTACTCCGGCTAAAGTTCGCCTTTCCCCTGGAGCGTCGGCGAACCGGTAGGAGGAGCGCTCGATCCCGAATAGCAGACCAAGTAGTCCTGGCCATCTccggcccggccctgtcggcccacccaggtccggccctaaaatccagggcctaggccgatgggcttgcccgtgggccgggcttgggcctgagttttgagcccaccagaagggcctagatgggcttgggcttggcatattggcagtTTAAGGAAGAGGCCTGGCCCACGGCCCTATGCTCTAAaggcttttcagggctttttaccagatgggccgggcttgggcttgaaaagtaggcccgatggtagaGCCTGGGAGGGTCTGGGCCTCTGTTTTCTGCCGTGTGTTTTTtaggcccggcccaagcccggcccatggccaggtaGAAGACCAaggtttcttctcttttatttagCCGCTGGTTATTTTGCACATTGATAATTTTCCGCTTTTTTACACTATTACTTCCTCTGTGAACTAATCTAAAATCGTTTAGATCACTATGTGAAACGCatgaataaaaaaaattaaaaattcagACTTTTTTATTATTCTAAtgctttgcttcttctttttccttttttgaggGAATATCGTTTGCTTCTTCGGATTTTTTTAACCAGTCTTGCCAAGAAGTGAACATCGATATCTCTGACGGTTCGCAACTTACAAGGTCGTACTCTAGGGATCGATTAAGTCAACTTGTTTGAGAACATTCTAAATTACGATGTTTCTTTTTGGATTGCTCATTATGGTAATTTGATCGATTGATACACTATTTAAGTTTGGAATGCTAACTAGGGTGACAATGTTTATTTTTTAGAATGCTAATTAGTACATTGCTTAATTGCTAATTACGGTGCTTTAATGGGTACAACATCATTGGAGCAATGTAGGTTATCAGACCTAAGATAACGAATAGCTGATATTCAATGTTTCTACCACAACTTGGTTGTTTAATAGTAGTAGTGGAGATTGTAATTCATTTGTTGCTGCTGTTTTACTTTGCACTTTGATCTTTTTCCCTCTTTCAGGTGGTTCCCACGTAAAATGACTAGAATATCACTAACCTACAGATTGACCATCTTCACCTCTCGCCCTCAACAACGCTAAATGATGGCGGTTGGAGGCAGTGCCCGCCATTCCCGGCCAAGCCCTATTCTGCCCCTCCCTTCAACGATCTGCGCCATGGTCGTCGCCCCACAACTGTTAGTCATGGCCACGTAGGCATTGTACATGCACCAGAACCTGCATCCACGGGAGTGCACGCTAGTTATGCTCGCAGAGCTCCATCGACCGGAGGCAGTGGCGACAACCGTGAGCAACTGACAATAGGGACAAGAAGTATGGGGTGGTGGCAGACTGGTAGTGAGCCGCACGAGGTGGGGAGTAGTGCGCCCCACGTCACCAATGAAAGTTGGTACTCTGCCCCTCACTTCAACGATCTGCGCCATGGTCGTCGCCCCACAACTGTTAGTCATGGCCATGAAGGACAAGGAGGGGGGAGGGGCCGTCACCAGAGCAACGGTGGCGGTGAAAAGGTTCATCCCTCCCGATTCGATTTCAATTGGCTGGAATCACTAGTCAAACTAGCACAAAGGGGTATTTTGGTCCACTGTTTTATTCATATATTGTGTCAGTCATTTGCAAGTATTGTTTTTGTGTGAAAAATGGTAAAAGATGAAAGTACAAAGTAAAAGGTGGCAACAGATGAATTACAAATGTAAGAAGTGACAAATTATCAAATCACAAAAAAGTAATGGCCAAAAAAACTAAGACAAAGCCGAGCTCGTAACCTCGAATCCGAGAATAGCTTGGTGGCCTGCGAGAGTGGGCTAGCCAATATTTTGGGCCAATTCAGCAACTCAATTCCCTAACCATCCAAACAATAGTTATTCATAATATCCAAACAAGGACATTCGGGTTGCCCAATGCTAATATCAATTTCTAGGCCTTAATATCAACACTAAAGGGTGCGGTAGATAATCAACAAACGGACAAACAAAACCTATTCAACACGCAGATAATCGGAGCAACTAATTAACAGGTACCCCTAAGGTGGCAAAGAATAAAGTTATTCCTTGTCATGTATAAACAAAGAACAATCATTTTTAAAGAGAAAATACAATCACCTGACTTTAAAATAAAGCCAAGCATGGCGCCATACACCAGCATTATAGTACGACTGAGCATAAATTCAACAAACTTAACTGGAAGAAGTTCAGAGCCAAACATGGTAATAGAAGGGCACGCAGGCCACAAGTAACATCTAGGGATGAAATAAAAGGGTAGAGCTACTCAGGCGCTGATGACAAGGAGATAGCAGATGGACGAACCTTTAAGGTCATGAGGTCAATGCCATCAACGTCTTGCGCTTTAGGGAGTGGTCACCATTACTGTAAGATGGCAATCAATTTAAACACACAATCAGTAGGCTTAGCTGGAAAAAAATAAGCGCCAAAGTAAACTTTTAACGGGACGCCTCGTTGGTCATAGCGAGGTATTCAATGAAATAAGAGAAGTGTTtaggatcccaagtgacattgaGCCACAAACGGACACCACTCCAAATGAACTTAGCCTCTCCACATTCCGAACCTCTTCACAAAGAGTGCAAGTTGTGTTCACCGGCCCGTGCCGTTTGATGATTTGGTCAGTGGGCCGTGATTGCTTGCCACAGAATATCTTAGTTTGAATACTGTCCTTCCACGTAGTAGAGCGAGTTCCAAATTGCAGCCTGTTTCATAAATATTTCACCCAAAAAAAATCCAGCAATGGTATGGAGTAGTAACAAAGAATAAGTTACTACTTGCATTGGTATGGAGTAGTAACAAAGAATAAGTTACTCCTTGCATTTGATCAAATAGCGCTGATTAGCCTGTAAACAAAACGCACCTCACCTTTGTTCTTGTAGTCATAGCCAACAAAAACAATCAACTCACTCACCAACACAAAAGGCTCGAACAAATTGAgtagtacttcctctgtaaactaatatatagTGATCTAAAAGGCCTTGTATTAATTTTTTTACGGGGAAACCAGAGAGATTTATTTCATATGAAGGCATTCTTGGGACAGTCAGCCAATAGGCTGGTCACCAAAAAGCCAAGAGTCTCCTCAAGCCAGCTATCGGTCACATTCAGAGTGCAAGCGCGCTTTGCACAAAGATGCACCGGAACATTAGCTGACCTGATTACATGTTGAATATCAAATAAAGTAAAATTATTACATAGCTCTCCTATCTCTAACAAGAAAGGAGCCATAATTGACCgggaattgtggcgagtgttccagagCGTCACCATCTCCAAGCAATCAGTTTCCATGACCACATGCGAGAATCCTCTAAGTGAAACAAAACGAACTCCATCTCGCAGTGATAAACCCTCCATAATCAAGGGATCAAAAATACCCAAATATGGTTTGCACCATGCTCCCAGGAGCGCCGAAGAGGATCTAGCCACCCCTCCTGCaccgcccctgccatctaccaaaTTTAAGGCACTGTCCGTGGAGATCTTGACGAGTCCCTCATCAGGTGGTCTCCA
The window above is part of the Triticum aestivum cultivar Chinese Spring chromosome 2A, IWGSC CS RefSeq v2.1, whole genome shotgun sequence genome. Proteins encoded here:
- the LOC123191033 gene encoding uncharacterized protein, which codes for MNPQQEDPRENPEKLKLTKVLTEAVKCAQALKTDELIADTRVKEAFAELVNEVYPRLPESLQDQLLVDFKLNILRRAQEKNTPAELMDGEQKKNFLRKKGARTNTLWIIEKLVLLVGVCCFMYLMSFYVTGGK